The Alkalihalobacillus sp. LMS6 genomic interval CGATGTCTCTATTTGAAAAAACGGACGAGTATGCATGTGGCAAACTTGCAAGCAAAGGAATTCCATTCACGTTTGTGGAGTTCAAAGATGGAGAATGGCAGCAAGTTAAAGGGCCTATCGGTAGTGGTGGCTTTTCACAAAAAAAACCAGCTACTAATGAAAAAAGACAGTCAAATTCAGCCTCGAAATCGCAGCCACAAGAAAGAACTGGTGGAAAAGCAAAAGCCAAAGCGAAAAAAGTTAAACCTGCATACAAACGAAAAGCGCGTGTCGCGCAGGAAAAGAAACATCGAAGAGATAATAAAGCACGTTCCCGTAAAAGCAAGTAAAGGAGAGTTCAGATAATGTCTTTGTTATTAGGATCACATGTATCGATGAGTGGAAAAAAGATGTTGCTTCAATCGAGTGAAGAAGCGGCTGCTTATGGTGCGAACACGTTTATGATTTACACAGGTGCACCGCAAAACACGCGACGTAAAGCAATTGAAGAGTTGAATATTGAAGCTGGAAAACAGCACATGGAAGAGCATGGTATTCGTGACATTGTCGTTCATGCACCTTACATTATAAATATTGCAAACACGCAGAAGCCCGAAACGTTTAAACTAGGTGTGGATTTCTTACGTTCAGAGATTGAACGGACAGAAGCTCTTGGTGCGAAACAAATTGTCTTGCACCCTGGAGCGCACGTAGGTGCTGGTCCGGAAGCTGGAATTAAGAAGATTATCGAAGGATTAAACGAAGTCTTAACAGAAAAAAGAGATGTGCAAATTGCGCTTGAAACAATGGCCGGTAAAGGTTCTGAATGTGGACGGACATTTGAAGAACTGGCTGAGATCATTGCGGGCGTCACGCATAACGAACGATTATCTGTTTGTTTTGATACATGTCATACGCATGATGCTGGCTACAATCTTGTGGAAGACTTTGACGGCGTATTAGAGTCTTTTGACAAAATTATTGGTACTGATCGAATAAAAGTTGTTCACGTTAATGATTCAAAAAATGAACGACACGCGCAAAAAGACCGACATGAAAACATTGGACATGGATATATTGGTTTAAAGGCACTTGATTATATTGTTCATCATAATCAGTTTAAAGATGTCCCAAAAATTTTAGAAACGCCGTTTATCGGGGTTGACAAAAAAGACCGTAAGCCACCTTATGAGCACGAAATTGCGTTATTAAGAAGAGAGCGGAGCGATCTTATCGAAAAATAATAAAAAGAGCACCTCTAGTTTGAAAAAACGAGGTGCTCTTTTTATTATCTAATGGTAAAATAATGGCAAGAAACCATTTAAAGCATATGGTTGTATTTCTGGAACAGCTGGGAAACGGTTGAAGAAACATAGGAATCTGTTTCTTTTGTTAATTGATAAATAATGGATTCGACTTGTTTTTTATTTCCAACATTAATGGTTTGTTGCCGTAAAATGCGAAGGACGCTATCTGCCTGTTCACTTGATAATGGGTAACCTTGTTTCTCGGCAAGTTGCATAAATTCTTCTTTACTAATTGAATTAATTTTTTGGTTCACGAGCTGTTGCATGATGAAGTTCATGATGGCACCGCTCCTTAAAATAGAAAGTCTCTTTTACTGTATGTTGTGAAAGAAAAAACAGAACAAAAAAAGGAGTTAACGTCTCTTTTCACGAATAAGAGTAAAATATAGGAGATTCGGAAAAGTGTTTTATTATTTGTTATTCTGATTAATGATAAGGGGGGCCAGAAGATCTATGAACCAAAACCAGCTTTACAAAAATGGCCCTAATAGGAGTACTGATATGTTGCACAAAGAGATAATTGGAAAGCAAGACTATCGTAATCAAACGATGTTCACGCTTATTGAAGAGTTAAATTTACCATATTTAAAAGTAGATCAAACGTTGAAAGTTTTATCTTGGAATGAAATGTTTAGTTTTTTAACAGACATTAAAAAAGAAGAACTTCAACATTCTTCACTCAAAGAGTTAGCGATCAGTCATGATATTGCAGAGTTTTTTCTTAATCAACTTGAACTCAGCTCTAAATATGTGCAAATCACGAAAAATATTTATGAGAATGAGGGAAGTGTACTTAATATTACTTTTATTCCAGAAGTGGAAAATGAGCGTGTCTGTTATTTTATTATGTTAGAAGATTTATCTTTGCAAACGAAATATGAGGAATTATTGACGTTTCAACACCAAATGCAAGCGGTGTCTCATATTGCTGCTAGTGTTGCCCATGAATTGCGTAACCCGCTTTCAGTTATCAAAGGCTTTTTACAGCTATCGCATTTAACGTGTGATTTTCAAAAATATTACAACACCATCATCTCTGAGCTTAATCGAATGAACATTATCATTGAAGACTTTTTATCCGTTTCTCGAAAAAAATCAAACCGAAAATGGCAATCCCCCTCTAACCTCATCCAGTCATTAGTGGAATTAATGAAAGCGGAGTGTCTGTTGCACAGTGTGGAGCTACAGGTAAATTTTGATAAGTCCTTTGCGCTATGCTATGTGAACGAATCGATGTTTAAACAAGTGATGCTCAATTTACTTAGAAACGCGATTGAAGCATTTGATGAGCGCGCTTCCTACAAGTATTTAAAAGTATCAAGCAAGGAAGTAGGGGAGTTTGTACATATTGAATTAATTGATAATGGCAAAGGCATGCCTAAAGAAGTTGTTGAACAACTCGGGAAACCTTTTTTTACGACGAAAGAAAAAGGAACGGGTGTCGGCATTCCACTATGTAAAAAAATCGTTGAAGACCATGGTGGTCATTTTTATGTCTCAAGTGAACGTGATGTGGGGACAAAAGTTGTGATTACGTTTCCTTTGCTTGTCTAACAAGACTTTTTGGATGTAGCCTTATTATAGGCTTTTTGTTTGTTGGAAGATCTTAGCGCTTGACGTTCGTATCGATATCGTCTATTCTACTTTGGAGCTAAAGGAGGAGGACGTTTGTATGGAACGAAACCGAAAAAAGCTTATTTTATTATGTTTATTAGGACCTGTTATTGGCCTATTTTTATATACAAATCATCTTACAAATGGACAACTGGAGGAACGTGCTTATGGTAATTCCTATGATCCATTAGAAGAAGATTATGAGCATATTAAAGAAGAGATTACCATGTTTCATGATGGGTCGTTGGACTCTCTTCCTTCATATGAAGATAACAAACATGCATGGGAAGATGCTGAACAGCTTGGTGGCTTTCTTCATGAAGAGAGTGAAGGGCACTTCGAAGAGCGTTGGGGCATGTATCTTGGACTTATCGCTGAGCAAGAAGATGTAGATCCGTTTCTTGTTTACGAACTTCTAAAAGTTGAAAGTGGTCATACGTTTGATGAGAATGCGATCGGACCAGAAACAAAGTATGGGCATGCTTATGGTATGGCACAATTTATGACGAATACCGCACCGTGGATTGCAGATATGGCGAGTTTAGATTATGAAAAAGACTATTTATTTAATCCCTATTACGCCATTCATTTATCGGTACAGTACTTGTCGTTTTTGCATGACCAATATGACAATTGGGATCAAGCTTTAACTGCATATCATCGAGGAATGGGCGGGATGCAAGCCTATATAGCAGAAAATGGACATGCTAAAAGCGAATACGCAGTGACAATTCAAAAACAAGCAAAAACCCATGACCTCTTTTAAAAAACGGCCAACGTGCCGTTTTTGTTTTGTTAAAAATGCAGAAACATGGCTGGACAAATGAGAAAAAAAGAGTATAATAGGTTGAAGATAAATCGGAATCATTCTGAATAGGGGGATGGAAATGATTCGCGAAAACTATGTTTCCTTAGAGAATATAACATTTGCTTACGGGCGACGTCCGGTACTCAGTGACGTTTCATTAACAATAAAAAAAGGTGATTTCCTTGGATTGGTTGGTCCGAATGGATCTGGGAAGTCAACATTAATAAAAATGATGCTTGGTTTACTGCGACCAACAGAAGGTACGGTCAAAGTATTTGATGACTCGATAGAGCATTTTCATCAATGGGACCGTATTGGCTATGTGTCACAAAAAGCAAATAGCTTTAGCAGTGGTTTTCCTGCCACTGTTTACGAAGTTGTATCAATGGGCTTGTTTGGAAAAGTAGGGCTTTTTCGTTTCATGAAGAAAAAGCATAAAGAAATGGTGTTCCGTGCTGTCGAGCAAGTAGATATGACGGAGTACTTGTATGAAAATATCGGAGAACTTTCTGGTGGTCAACAGCAACGTGTCTTTATTGCGCGAGCGCTCGTGAGCGACCCAGATTTGCTGATTCTTGATGAACCGACGGTGGGAATTGATGCGAAAAGCGTTGCATCGTTTTATGGCTTGCTGCACGAATTAAATCGTGATTTAGGAAAAACCCTTCTATTAATTTCTCATGATATCGGGGCGATGACGGATCATGTAAACAAAGTAGCTTGCTTAAACCGGACAATCCATTTTCACGGAAAAACCGAAGAATTTGCTGCGAAAAAAGACAAGCTGGATTTTTATGGACATGATGTTCATTTGTTAACCCACAGTCATGAAGGAGTCCACCATGCTTAATGCTTTTTTAACTTATGATTTTCTGCAATATGCGTTATTGACTGGTGTAATGATTGGGTTACTTGCTCCTTTATTAGGAGTCTTTTTAGTTGTGAGAAGAATGTCTTTAATTGCAGATGCTTTATCGCACATCACCTTATCTGGTATTGCTTTTAGTCTCTTGCTCGGAAGCTATATTCCGTTTATGCAAGGGGTTAACCCGCTTTATATGGGGATGGTCTTTTCAGTAAGTGGGTCACTCTTTATGGAGAAATTACGACAAGTGTATGTGCATTATAAAGAGATTGCCATTCCAATTATCATGTCGGCTGGTATAGGATTAGGCGTTGTATTTATTTCGATGGCTAATGGATTTAACACAGATTTATTAAATTATTTATTTGGGTCTGTAATTGCTGTTAACCGCAGTGACTTTATTACAATTACAGTTATTACTGTTGTTGTACTATTTATTTTGATCATTTTTTATAAAGAATTATTCTTTCTATCATTTGATGAAGAGCAAGCGCGTGTATCAGGGATTAATCGACGTCTCGTTCATTTAATTTTTATGGTTATGGTTGCGCTTGTTATCGCGGCTTCAATGCGAGTAGTGGGAATTTTACTCGTCTCTGCTTTAATGACTTTACCTGTTGCGAGCGCAATGCGATTCGCGAAAGGGTTTAAGCAATTGTTCTTTTACGCAGTTATTTTTGGAGAAGTTGCAGTAATTGGCGGCCTAATGCTTGCATTTCAGCTGAATTTAGCGCCAGGTGGAGTGATTGTACTTCTAGCAGTATTGATCTTATTATTTTCCATCTTATTTGGTCGAAATCGTGCAAAGCAAGGGCGCTTTCCGTTGAAAAAAAGAACGCAACCTACTAGCCAATCCGAATAAAATTCGTTACACTAAAAAGCAAGAAGTCAAAGAAGAGGGTTGATTGAATGGATGTTTCACATGCACTTAATCGCTTAAAAGAAAAAGGGTACAAGTATACAGATAAACGAGAAGACATGCTGCGTTTGTTCGCAAATGATTCTCGCTACATGACCGCTAAAGATGTATTGGAAAATATGCATGACCAATACCCTTCATTAAGTTTTGATACGATTTACCGTAATTTATCGTTGTTCGCTGATTTGGATTTATTAGAAACAACGGAGCTCGAGGGTGAAAAACGATTTCGATTTAGTTGTCGAACATCAGAACACCATCACCATTTAATTTGCTTAGATTGTGGGAAAACAGAGCACTTTCATAATTGTCCAATGGACGAGGAGTTATTCAATCGGTTTCCTAACTTTCAAGTCACTGGTCATAAATTTGAAATTTATGGCATGTGTCAAGCTTGTCAACAGTAAACATAAAAGTAGAGATGGCTACGCGGCATCTCTGCTTTTTTTTGCGCGCATAATTCCCATCTTTTACGCGTTATGAGATCAAACGCTTGGGAGAACCTATAAACACAAGGGGGGATTAGATGTCACCAGTTGTAATGTGTAACGTTTCAAGCTGTCTCCATTGGAAAGAAGAAAACCAGTGTGGTGCAGATAAGATTTTGGTCCAAACGGATAAATTGGAGTCTTCCTATGACATGGAAACAAGTGAAGAATTAGGAACAGATGAGTTAGGTGAAGTGAAAAAGAGTGAAGAAACATGCTGTCACACGTTTGAACCTAAGCATTAATAAAAACTCTCTAGTCATCGCACTAGAGAGTTTTATTTTTTATCCACGACTCAACCCAGGCCTCAGCTTCTGTCCAATTTGTCACGCGAATGACTTGTTCAGGTACCGGTAAACGATTGTATGGCGTATCAAACAAAATAACGGGAATCCTGCATTCTTCGGCAATCATGACCGCATTGTCATGTTTATCTTCAAAAAAGATTTCGACGTTTTGTTCTTTAACAGCTTCAATCTTATTATGGTGACCAATGAGTTCAACATGTTGAAAAGGAATGTCGTTCTTCTTTAACCAATCGAGTGTAATGGCTTCGTATTGCTTTTTGCGAGCTGTAATAAAAATAAGGTCGTGATCTACGTTCCATTTACTTAGAATTTGATCGACCTTCTTAATAAGTGGCGCATTGCTGTATATCGTCGGTTCATTTTTTAACATCCACTTCCAAAAATCGGCTTCTTCTATATTTAATAAATTAGATAGGTCGTACTCAGAAATGTCATCTAGTGTAAAGCTTGTATTAAAATCTTGGTTAATATAGGGAATAAACGTTGCAGGATCTGTAATGGTTCCGTCAATATCAAAACCTAATCGTCTTTTCATTGTTTGCACCTCGTATGATTTCATAAGAATGTTTGCGTCAGAAAGAGAAATACTACACCTAAGAAAGGGGGATTTATGATGAGTGATCAGCAAAAGAAAAAGCATAAACAACCATTAACATTGGTTGATAAAGATGATCCTTCATTAACATTTTTAAACACGCATGTTGATGGACACGACGGTGAAAAAGGTTCCGAGTATGTTTATGATGCCAAAGAAAAACAAGATTATCATGAAGAATACGCCAATGAATTTACGCCAGATGATTTAAATGAAGGCGAAGATTATGGTGACAGTAGCGCTGGAAAAGGAATTGGAACGATGGGCATCGTTTTCGCCATCACTTCATTATTTTTAGTACCGCTTCTATTAGGCCCAATTGGGATTATATCAGGCATTATCGCGATTGTAAAAGGACGGAAATCATTGGGGATATGGGCGATCGTAATTGGCGCCATTTCTGTATTATCCACATTGATTATTACTCCGTTTTTATAAATAGGAAAAACCGACTCCCGAGAGAGTCGGTTTTGCTTTAATTAAGTTGTTCTTCTCGTTGTTTTGCGTAATGCGCTTCTGCCATTTTATCGATTTCTTTTTTAAGTTCATCGACCATCGTTTCTTCTGGTACTTTACGGACAATTTCACCTTTCATGAAGAGAAGGCCTTCTCCGCGTGCACCGGCAATCCCGATGTCTGCTTCTCGAGCTTCACCAGGTCCGTTTACTGCGCATCCGAGGACGGCAACTTTAATCGGCGCTTTTACGCTGGCGATATACTCTTCCACTTCATTTGCAATACTAATGAGGTCAATTTCGATTCGACCACATGTAGGACAAGAAATAAGTGTAGCAGCGTTAGCAGCTAGACCAAAGGATTTAAGCAACTCTCGTGCTACTTTTACTTCTTCAACAGGATCTGCAGAAAGAGAAATACGTAATGTGTTTCCAATCCCCATATTGAGTAAAATGCCGATACCGGCAGCACTTTTTACTGTTCCAGCAAAAAGAGTACCAGACTCTGTAATTCCTAAATGAAGAGGATAATCAAAAGCTTGACTTGCTTTATCATACGCTTCAACTGCTAAATGCACATCAGATGCTTTCATTGAAACAATGATGTCATGGAAATCGAGGTCTTCAAGGATTTTAATATGGTGAAGGGCGCTTTCAACCATGGCGTCAGCCGTTGGATAACCATATTTTTCTAAAAGATGGCGCTCAAGCGAACCGGCGTTCACACCGATCCGAATCGGAATGCCTTTTTCTTTGGCAGCTTTAACAACCGCTTCAACATTTTCGCGTTTTCCGATGTTTCCTGGGTTGATACGGATTTTATCCGCTCCACCTTCTATAGCTTTTAATGCGAATTTATAATTGAAGTGGATGTCTACTACTAAAGGAATATTAATTCTTTTTTTGATTTCGGCTATGGCTTCTGCAGCGCGCATATCTGGACAAGCAACCCGAACAACTTGGCAGCCTGCTTCCTCAAGTCTTTCAATTTCCGCAACGGTAGCATCAACATCATGAGTCTTTGTTGTTGTCATACTTTGGATGATTACTTCATCATTACCGCCAATCGTTAAATTTCCCACTTTAACGGGACGAGTATTTTTTCGATGAACTCTTTCGGTCATAGACCATATCGCTCCTTTGCGGGGCATCGTGCCCGTCTTTTTCTCCACTTTAGTGAAGACACATGCTTATTTTATCAATCACTTGTGCAATCTGGCAAGGAAATTCACTTATTGTTTCGTATAAAGTGGAAAACGATAGGTCTGCCCAATTTGAATCTCATTTGGATTAATTCCATCATTTAACACCGAAAAATCGGCTAATATTTCTTGGATGGATTGATCAACTTGTCCGTTATGCAGTCGCTCGACAATCGACAGAACGGTTTGTCCACTTTCAATTATGACTTCTTGAGAGGGGATAGGAGGTGGGTCCTCTTCTGTTTGATTTGTTTGTGCTTCTGGTGTGTTGTCATCCTGTTGGACTAAGTTTGACAATGTTGAGCCTGTTAAATCGTTTTGGATACCTAAAATAACGATAATCGCGATCGCAAGATAAACAAGGCGCTTCAACAGTCGTCACACTCCTTCATAGAAACATCGTCTCATGTTTCTTCAGCTATTCATATGTATTCAAGGTTTGTGCAAATATTCCTGCTCCTTCTAACTCGTTAAGTTTCCTTCATTTATACATAGTTGAAACAAAACATACACAGTATTAAACAGTAAACTAGGACTTTCGTAGCTTTTCTGAATGCTGGTAAAAAGGTAACGTTTGATATAGGAAAGCATGAAAGGTGGAACCCTAATTGAATCGAGCTTTAAAACTATTTGGTATTTTCATGACATTCATTTTAATTACTCATTTTAGTGTAAATGTAGCAAACGCAGATGCTGCTCCTGGAGATGTGGTTGTGACATTAGGTCAAGATTTATCGGAACAGCAGGCCAACGAGATCTTAAGTCGGATGAATGTGGATGAAAATGTTCCAACTCTGTATGTGACGAATGAAGAAGAACATAAATATTTAGGTGACTATATTAGCGCGCAAACAATCGGAAGTCGTGCTTTATCCTCTTCAAAAATTACGTTAGGCGAAACAGATACAGGCATTCATGTAACCTCTGATCATATTACATGGGTTACGAATGAGATGTATGCAAATTCTTTAATTACAGCAGGGATTAAAGATGCTGAAGTACATGTGACGGCTCCGTTTGATGTGTCAGGTACAGCGGCTTTAACCGGGCTAATTAAAGCGTATGAATCTGCGACTGACCAAGTAATCCCTGAAGAGCAAAAAAACGTTGCAAATGAAGAAATGATCCGTACGGCAGAGCTTGGAGATTCAATCGGAGAAGAAGAAGCGGCGGAACTTATAACCTTAATTAAAGAAGAAATTGCGTCAACATCAATTGAATCTGAAGAGGAAATGAAAACCATTATTATTCAACTAGCAGAAGAAATTAATGTGACGCTCACTGAAACACAAGTGAATGATCTATCTGCGTTGTTCATGAAAATGAAAGAATTGAATATTGACTGGGACGCCGTTTCAAGCCAAATTGATAAAGTTCGTGAAAACCTTAGTGGCTTTCTAGAAAGTGACGAAGCACGCTCATTTTTCGACAGAATGATAGAGGCAGGAAAAAGTTTTTTCAATTCCATTCGCAGCTTTTTTAGTTCATAATAGGGGGATAACCCCCTATTTTTGTTTTTTGAAACTTTTTTTAGGGAAGACACGTAAAAAGGGAAGAATCGTTAAATCATAAGAATGGAGGTCACTATCTTGATTGACTGGTTAGATTCAGCAACTGTTGGATTTCTTGTTGTAACAATTGGGACATTGTTTTTAATAGGAGAACTCCTCGTTCGAGCTAGAGGTCTTTTTGGCTTACTCGGACTCGGATTAATAAGTGTATATTTCTTGCACCACTTAAATGGAGATGCAAGCACGTGGGTCATCATCTTCTATTTAATTGGACTCGCGCTCATTATTTTTGATGGAAATGTGACATCAGATGGTACCATTGCAGCGATTGGTGTACTGTTTATGATTATTGGATTAGCTGTACCGGCTCCAGACATGGTATACAGCATTCTTGTTGGTATGGGTACTGTAATTGGTGCATTTGCATCGCTCCTTTTCTTGAAAGTATTTCCGCACAGAAATATGTGGTCAAAAATGACGTTGAAAGAATCCCTTTCTTCAGAAGCTGGCTACAATTCAATTAATGAAGGGTATAAAGAACTAGTTGGAAAAAAAGGCAAAGCATTAACCGCATTTCGACCAACTGGTACAGTGGAAATTGATGGTGAACCGTATAGTGCAACAAGTGGAAGTGTTTGGATTGAAGCGGAGACAGAAGTGGACGTTGTATCTGTAGATGGTACAAGAATTTTAGTCAGACGTGCAGAACAAAAACAACAAACTCAACCAGAAGAAGAAAACTAGAATCAGCTTGCTTTGAGCAAGCTGACTTTTTTATGTTTCAAACATGATTCGATCTAAGACAACGTGAGCATTTTTGAGTGGTAGCATGGAACAACAATGTTGAAATTCAATGAAATGGGGATTAATTTTACTTTTTGTGGAAAAGTAATGGGAGTTTAAAGATTTGTTCGGGTTGCTTTGTAAAAAAAGTGTAAAGATATTTAAAAGCTTGTTTACAAATTCTTTGTGATCGTTTAATAATAGATTCGGAACATCATTGTTGAGGTTTGTCGAAATGAAAACCTACATGAGTTTTTTTATGAAGGGATGAGATGAGTGAGCGAGTTTCAAGTATTGCTGTTTACGTTCCTAGGGGGGATCGGAATCTTCCTGTTTTCCGTAAAGTATATGGGAGACGGGTTGCAGAAAACAGCAGGAGACGGATTAAGAGGGTTATTAGATAAATACACAACCAATCCTTTTATGGGTCTACTTTCAGGTATTGTTGTAACGATTTTACTGCAAAGTAGCACGGCAACAACCGTATTAACAATTGGTCTTGTAAACGCAGGGTTTATGACGTTAAGACAAGCAATTGGTGTTATTATGGGTGCAAATATTGGTACAACAACAACCGCATTTATCATTGGTTTGCCGATTCGTGAGTACGCTTTGCCTATTATGGCAGTCGGAGCCTTTTTACTTTTCTTCTTTAAGAAGAAACGCGTAAACGCGATTGGGCAAGTAATCTTTGGTTTTGGTGGACTATTTTATGGTCTTAGCTTAATGGGGCAAAGTCTACGTCCATTAGCTGGATGGGAACCGTTCGTCGACTTTACAGCGCGAATGAGTGATAATCCATTATTAGGTGTTGTGGTCGGTGTCATTCTAGCTGTTGCCTTGCAAAGTTCTACAGCTGCCATAGGGTTAGTTCAGCAATTGTATGAACAAGGAGCAATGGATTTATCAGCTGCTTTACCGGTCTTAATTGGTGATAATATTGGTACGACCTTAACAGCCGTTTTAGTAGCAATTGGTGCAACGGTTGCGGCACGACGAGCAGCGTTAACGCATGTTGTATTTAACTTGTTTGGCGCCATATTGATTATGTCTGTCTTCCCGTTCTTTGTATCGTTTGTAGACTTTTTAGGGAACCAATTTAATTTAAGTAATACTCTTGAAATCGCCGCTGCGCACGGTGTTTACAATGTAGCGAATGTCATTATTCAATTCCCATTAATTGGTGTGCTGGCTTACGTTGTAACAAAACTTGTTCCAGGTCAAGAGCTTGATTTGGATTACAAACCAAAACATTTAGATCCTGTTTTCATAGGAAGCTCACCGGCTATTGCGCTTGGACAAGCCAAGCAAGAAGTGATTCACATGGCCGACTACTCGAAAAAAGGGTTAAAACAAGCAATTAAGTATATGGAGACAGGTGAGAAGAAAGATGCAGATCTTGCACTTCAATACGAACTTGCAATTAATAATCTGGACAAAGAGATTACCGACTACCTTGTAAAAGTATCATCCCGTTCTCTTTCTGCATCGGATTCGAACCTACATTCAACGTTATTGAATGCTGTTCGTGATATAGAGCGTATTGGCGATCATATGGAAAACATCGTTGAACTAAAAGATTATCAAAAAGCAAACAAAGTAGCCTTGTCTGATATTGCGTTAAAGGATTTAAATGAAATGTTTAATTTAACGTATTCAACATTGGAAGAAGCAATGGATTCTCTTGAAAAAGATGATATTGATAAAGCAAATGATGTGTTAAAACACGAAGAGTTAATTGATAAAATGGAAAGAAAGCTCCGGAAACAACATATTAAACGTATGAACGACGGAGAATGCTCAGGTGCAGCAGGGATTATCTTCGTAGATATTATCTCAAACCTTGAGCGAATCGGTGATCATTCTGTAAACATTGCAGAAGCGGTTATTGATGAGCAGTAAGAAAGATCGGGCTAAGCCCGATCTTTTTTTAAAAAAGTATTGCACAATGTAAAGATACATGATAATATAACTCTTGTCCTTAACAAAGGGCAGGGATATTATTCCACAGTAGCTCAGTGGTAGAGCTATCGGCTGTTAACCGATCGGTCGCAGGTTCGAATCCTGCCTGTGGAGCCATTTGGCGGTGTAGCTCAGCTGGCTAGAGCGTACGGTTCATACCCGTGAGGTCGGGGGTTCGATCCCCTCCGCCGCTACCATTACATATTTATCTAACCTTGGCGATCGTGGCGAAGTGGTTAACGCACCGGATTGTGGTTCCGGCATTCGTGGGTTCGATTCCCATCGGTCGCCCCATTTTTATCTGTGGACCCTTAGCTCAGTTGGTTAGAGCACTCGGCTCATAACCGATTGGTCGTAGGTTCGAGTCCTACAGGGTCCACCACTCGGGGGAATACCCAAGTTCGGCTGAAGGGATCGGTCTTGAAAACCGACAGGGGTGTCAAAGCCCGCGGGGGTTCGAATCCCTCTTCCTCCGTCAGCGAACCTTGGTACAAGACGTCTTGTACCAAGGTTTTTTTATGTTTAATTGCATGTAGTGCGGGAATAGTATAAATAGAAAGCGAATATGAGCATATTCGTTGCCGTTTACATGGTTAAATGGTAATCTAATTGAGAAACAAAATCAGTTTAGTTTTGGGAGGAGTTTTTAAGTTATGGCTTACAAATTACCAGAATTACCTTATGCAGCAAATGCATTGGAACCACACATTGATGAGCAAACAATGAACATTCACCACGGGAAACACCACAACACGTACGTAACGAACTTAAATGCCGCGTTAGAAGGTCATGAAGATCTTGCGAACAAAGAGATTGAAGATCTCGTTGCGAACTTAGATTCTGTACCAGAGAACATTCGTACAGCCGTTCGTAATAATGGCGGTGGACATGCTAACCACGCATTATTCTGGCAGTTACTAAGCCCGAATGGCGGCGGTGCTCCAACTGGTTCATTAGCAAACGATATCGATTCTACTTTTGGCAGCTTGGATGAATTTAAAACGAAATTTGCGGATGCAGCAAA includes:
- a CDS encoding Na/Pi cotransporter family protein; its protein translation is MSEFQVLLFTFLGGIGIFLFSVKYMGDGLQKTAGDGLRGLLDKYTTNPFMGLLSGIVVTILLQSSTATTVLTIGLVNAGFMTLRQAIGVIMGANIGTTTTAFIIGLPIREYALPIMAVGAFLLFFFKKKRVNAIGQVIFGFGGLFYGLSLMGQSLRPLAGWEPFVDFTARMSDNPLLGVVVGVILAVALQSSTAAIGLVQQLYEQGAMDLSAALPVLIGDNIGTTLTAVLVAIGATVAARRAALTHVVFNLFGAILIMSVFPFFVSFVDFLGNQFNLSNTLEIAAAHGVYNVANVIIQFPLIGVLAYVVTKLVPGQELDLDYKPKHLDPVFIGSSPAIALGQAKQEVIHMADYSKKGLKQAIKYMETGEKKDADLALQYELAINNLDKEITDYLVKVSSRSLSASDSNLHSTLLNAVRDIERIGDHMENIVELKDYQKANKVALSDIALKDLNEMFNLTYSTLEEAMDSLEKDDIDKANDVLKHEELIDKMERKLRKQHIKRMNDGECSGAAGIIFVDIISNLERIGDHSVNIAEAVIDEQ
- a CDS encoding NfeD family protein, producing MDWLDSATVGFLVVTIGTLFLIGELLVRARGLFGLLGLGLISVYFLHHLNGDASTWVIIFYLIGLALIIFDGNVTSDGTIAAIGVLFMIIGLAVPAPDMVYSILVGMGTVIGAFASLLFLKVFPHRNMWSKMTLKESLSSEAGYNSINEGYKELVGKKGKALTAFRPTGTVEIDGEPYSATSGSVWIEAETEVDVVSVDGTRILVRRAEQKQQTQPEEEN
- a CDS encoding DUF1002 domain-containing protein, with translation MNRALKLFGIFMTFILITHFSVNVANADAAPGDVVVTLGQDLSEQQANEILSRMNVDENVPTLYVTNEEEHKYLGDYISAQTIGSRALSSSKITLGETDTGIHVTSDHITWVTNEMYANSLITAGIKDAEVHVTAPFDVSGTAALTGLIKAYESATDQVIPEEQKNVANEEMIRTAELGDSIGEEEAAELITLIKEEIASTSIESEEEMKTIIIQLAEEINVTLTETQVNDLSALFMKMKELNIDWDAVSSQIDKVRENLSGFLESDEARSFFDRMIEAGKSFFNSIRSFFSS
- the sodA gene encoding superoxide dismutase SodA — its product is MAYKLPELPYAANALEPHIDEQTMNIHHGKHHNTYVTNLNAALEGHEDLANKEIEDLVANLDSVPENIRTAVRNNGGGHANHALFWQLLSPNGGGAPTGSLANDIDSTFGSLDEFKTKFADAAKGRFGSGWAWLVVNNGKLEIMSTPNQDSPLTEGKTPVLGLDVWEHAYYLNYQNRRPDYIAAFWNVVNWDEVAKRYEAAK
- the ispG gene encoding flavodoxin-dependent (E)-4-hydroxy-3-methylbut-2-enyl-diphosphate synthase; this translates as MTERVHRKNTRPVKVGNLTIGGNDEVIIQSMTTTKTHDVDATVAEIERLEEAGCQVVRVACPDMRAAEAIAEIKKRINIPLVVDIHFNYKFALKAIEGGADKIRINPGNIGKRENVEAVVKAAKEKGIPIRIGVNAGSLERHLLEKYGYPTADAMVESALHHIKILEDLDFHDIIVSMKASDVHLAVEAYDKASQAFDYPLHLGITESGTLFAGTVKSAAGIGILLNMGIGNTLRISLSADPVEEVKVARELLKSFGLAANAATLISCPTCGRIEIDLISIANEVEEYIASVKAPIKVAVLGCAVNGPGEAREADIGIAGARGEGLLFMKGEIVRKVPEETMVDELKKEIDKMAEAHYAKQREEQLN